The proteins below come from a single Roseiflexus sp. RS-1 genomic window:
- a CDS encoding phosphoenolpyruvate carboxylase yields MNTGDIPTQARVERDLHWLMDRFCEVLDTVNAEEVRVFLPWKEHGDLPDQLPERAPQAYSIAFQLLNLVEENAEAQARRAAETIDGPAALRGLWGQTFMQLRNAGLSDAQIAAALPRIRVEPVLTAHPTENKRATVLAHYRELYLQLVKAENQMWTPLERKGIADDVRTILERLWRTGDIFLERLEVTAELQNVIHYLRNVFPEALAMHDQRLRQIWEEIGNDPALLDDPDSLPSITFGTWVGGDRDGHPLVTAGETRNALLELRSNALALLREQLTAIARHLSLSNLLQTPPDILVDTIQRYAALLGEAGQQALNRNPYEPWRQMVNLILARLPEPVGAPGPGRYTSAAELIADLRILDESLVSVGAIRLARSDVRPLIRSVRTFGFHLAVLDIRQNSAFHDRALAQLLTAAGIDGGDYPSWSETQRMALLEAELQSPRPFTRSGMSLGMEAEAVLSCYRVLVEHVHMYGIDGLGALIVSMTRQLSDLLVIFLFARETGLLVSTPEGPICPLPIVPLFETIDDLERSPLILRDYLAHPIVQRSLEWQRRRHGAAERVQQVMIGYSDSNKDGGIGASFWALKRAQQALAAEGRAAGVRIRFFHGRGGTLSRGAGPTGRFIRALPVEALAGDLRMTEQGETISQKYANRISAIYNFELLLAGVTGATLRPAPARPDHLAMALELIARESQKAYRVLIEHERFIPFFREATPIDAIEASRIGSRPARRTGTRSLADLRAIPWVFSWNQARFYLSGWYGIGSGLAVVQQEEPALFAELCARMREWAPVHYLLGNVATSVMNADETIMCAYAELVNDATTRTVILQKILDEFARTRALLEQVYGGTLEEKRPYIARQLDLRREGLHRLHREQIARLRTWRAVRDRDPEAGEEHLRRVLVLINAIAAGLRATG; encoded by the coding sequence ATGAATACAGGTGACATCCCGACGCAGGCGCGGGTGGAACGCGATTTACACTGGTTGATGGATCGCTTCTGCGAAGTGCTGGATACCGTCAACGCTGAAGAGGTGCGAGTGTTCCTGCCCTGGAAAGAGCACGGGGATCTTCCCGATCAACTGCCCGAACGTGCGCCGCAGGCGTATTCTATCGCTTTTCAGTTGCTCAATCTCGTTGAAGAGAATGCTGAGGCGCAGGCGCGACGCGCTGCGGAAACCATCGACGGTCCGGCTGCGTTGCGCGGGTTGTGGGGTCAGACGTTCATGCAGCTTCGCAACGCCGGACTGAGTGACGCACAGATTGCCGCTGCGCTTCCGCGCATCCGTGTTGAACCGGTGCTTACCGCCCATCCAACCGAGAACAAGCGGGCAACAGTGCTGGCGCACTACCGTGAACTTTACCTGCAACTGGTGAAAGCCGAGAACCAGATGTGGACGCCGCTGGAGCGCAAAGGGATCGCCGATGATGTGCGCACCATTCTGGAACGTCTCTGGCGCACCGGTGACATTTTTCTCGAGCGACTCGAAGTGACCGCCGAATTGCAAAATGTTATCCACTACCTGCGTAATGTCTTTCCCGAAGCGCTGGCAATGCACGATCAGCGTCTGCGTCAGATCTGGGAAGAGATTGGCAATGACCCGGCGTTGCTGGACGACCCCGATTCGTTGCCATCGATCACGTTCGGCACATGGGTCGGCGGTGATCGCGACGGGCATCCGCTGGTCACTGCCGGGGAGACGCGCAACGCGCTGCTCGAATTGCGCTCCAATGCGCTCGCTCTGTTGCGTGAACAGTTGACTGCTATCGCGCGCCATTTGAGTCTTTCGAATCTGCTCCAGACTCCCCCCGACATTCTTGTTGACACCATCCAACGCTACGCTGCATTGCTTGGCGAGGCGGGACAGCAGGCGCTCAATCGCAACCCTTATGAGCCGTGGCGGCAAATGGTCAATCTGATACTGGCGCGGTTGCCTGAACCGGTCGGTGCGCCTGGTCCTGGTCGTTACACAAGTGCGGCAGAACTGATCGCCGATCTGCGCATTCTCGATGAATCGCTGGTTTCTGTAGGCGCCATTCGACTGGCGCGATCCGATGTGCGCCCGTTGATCCGCAGCGTTCGCACATTCGGCTTTCACCTGGCGGTGCTCGATATCCGGCAGAACAGCGCCTTCCACGACCGGGCGCTTGCTCAATTGCTCACGGCAGCCGGCATTGACGGCGGCGATTATCCTTCCTGGAGCGAAACGCAACGGATGGCGCTGCTCGAAGCCGAACTGCAATCACCGCGCCCTTTTACCAGGAGCGGCATGTCTCTCGGAATGGAAGCGGAGGCGGTGCTGAGTTGTTATCGCGTTCTGGTCGAACACGTGCACATGTATGGTATTGATGGTCTGGGCGCGCTGATTGTCAGTATGACGCGACAACTTTCCGATCTGCTGGTTATCTTTCTCTTCGCCCGTGAAACAGGGTTGCTCGTCAGCACGCCAGAAGGACCGATCTGCCCGCTCCCGATCGTGCCACTCTTCGAGACTATCGATGACCTGGAGCGCAGCCCCCTGATCCTGCGCGACTATCTGGCGCATCCCATTGTGCAGCGCAGTCTTGAGTGGCAACGGCGCAGGCACGGCGCCGCCGAACGGGTGCAACAGGTTATGATTGGCTACAGTGACAGCAACAAGGATGGCGGCATCGGCGCCAGTTTTTGGGCGTTGAAGCGGGCGCAGCAGGCGCTTGCCGCCGAAGGGCGGGCAGCTGGCGTGCGCATTCGCTTTTTCCACGGTCGTGGCGGGACGCTGAGCCGGGGCGCCGGACCGACAGGGCGCTTCATCCGGGCGCTGCCGGTGGAAGCGCTGGCGGGCGACTTGCGGATGACCGAACAGGGTGAGACAATTTCCCAGAAATATGCCAACCGTATCAGCGCCATCTATAACTTCGAACTCTTACTTGCCGGCGTCACCGGTGCAACGCTCCGTCCAGCGCCTGCCAGACCCGACCACCTGGCGATGGCGCTCGAACTGATCGCCAGGGAGAGCCAGAAAGCCTATCGCGTGCTGATCGAGCACGAACGATTCATTCCATTCTTCCGCGAAGCAACGCCAATCGATGCCATCGAAGCAAGCCGGATCGGATCGCGTCCTGCACGCCGCACCGGTACACGATCCCTTGCCGATCTGCGGGCGATTCCGTGGGTGTTCAGTTGGAACCAGGCGCGCTTCTATCTGTCGGGCTGGTACGGCATTGGCAGCGGCCTGGCAGTGGTGCAGCAGGAAGAACCGGCGCTCTTTGCCGAACTGTGTGCGAGAATGCGCGAATGGGCGCCGGTGCACTATCTGCTTGGAAATGTGGCGACCAGCGTGATGAACGCTGATGAAACGATCATGTGCGCATACGCAGAACTTGTTAACGATGCCACGACACGCACGGTCATTTTGCAGAAGATCCTCGATGAATTTGCACGCACCCGTGCGTTGCTTGAACAGGTCTATGGCGGAACGCTCGAAGAGAAGCGTCCCTATATCGCCCGTCAACTGGATCTGCGACGAGAAGGACTCCACCGCCTGCATCGTGAACAGATCGCGCGTCTGCGCACATGGCGCGCAGTGCGTGATCGCGATCCTGAAGCAGGCGAGGAGCACCTCCGCCGCGTCCTGGTGTTGATCAACGCAATTGCAGCCGGGTTGCGCGCAACAGGTTGA
- the malQ gene encoding 4-alpha-glucanotransferase, with amino-acid sequence MPVVSSALCCNRVPPLYNPGARNVRRASRRRSTDCSFLFFSIVFRNGVQRSVNAQRLIFPPGNAGAVLPVYCNAVWRNISRDELLQYRIKVAIICQRIVNMPPFPRRSGLILHPTSLPGPYGIGDVGVEAYRFVDFLVAAGQTWWQTLPLNPTGFADSPYQGLSAFAGNPMLISPDRLLAAGHLMVDDLADRPVCSDERVDFGVVIAWKSALLDRAFERFRAFSAADRAPFAQFCQAQAAWLNDVALFMALKQEYGMRTWTEWPAPLAARDPDALAQARNELADAIEAQKYRQWVFFTQWNDLRRYANRRGVRIIGDMPIFVALDSADVWAHPHLFHLDDDLRPTCVSGVPPDYFSETGQLWGHPLYRWDVMAADGYRWWIDRFRAAFAVADVVRIDHFRGFYNYWEIPAGASTAIDGRWVDGPRDALFTAVTSALGDVAIIAEDLGDFTPESRAGLDTLMAQFGFPGMRILQFAFNRREGDRFFPHNYPRACVVYTGTHDNDTLVGWFTSSSTDAERRDALRYLCGTADDISWAFIRTAWMSVADTALTTVQDLLGLGSEARMNLPGTLGMHNWTWRTSAGALDQQIARRLRDLTEIYQRLP; translated from the coding sequence ATGCCTGTTGTGAGCAGTGCGCTCTGTTGTAACCGCGTTCCGCCGTTGTATAATCCTGGTGCGCGGAACGTCAGACGAGCGAGCAGGCGTCGAAGCACAGATTGCTCCTTCCTCTTTTTCAGTATCGTCTTCAGAAATGGTGTCCAGCGGTCTGTCAATGCGCAGCGCCTGATATTTCCTCCGGGGAATGCAGGTGCAGTGCTGCCTGTTTATTGTAATGCCGTCTGGCGGAATATATCAAGAGACGAATTATTGCAATATCGAATCAAAGTTGCAATCATTTGTCAAAGGATCGTAAACATGCCACCCTTTCCCCGTCGGAGCGGATTGATTCTGCACCCCACATCTCTCCCCGGACCATACGGCATCGGGGATGTCGGGGTCGAAGCGTACCGTTTTGTGGACTTTCTCGTCGCTGCCGGGCAGACCTGGTGGCAGACGCTGCCGCTCAACCCGACCGGGTTCGCCGACTCGCCGTACCAGGGGTTATCCGCCTTTGCTGGCAACCCCATGCTGATCAGTCCCGACCGTCTGCTCGCCGCCGGGCATCTGATGGTTGATGATCTGGCAGACCGTCCTGTCTGTTCCGATGAACGGGTTGATTTCGGCGTCGTTATTGCCTGGAAGTCGGCGCTGCTCGACCGGGCCTTCGAGCGTTTTCGGGCGTTCTCTGCCGCTGATCGCGCACCCTTTGCGCAGTTCTGTCAGGCGCAGGCTGCCTGGCTCAACGATGTTGCGCTGTTCATGGCGCTTAAACAGGAGTATGGCATGCGTACCTGGACGGAATGGCCCGCCCCGCTCGCTGCGCGCGATCCGGATGCGCTGGCGCAGGCGCGCAACGAACTTGCGGACGCCATCGAGGCGCAGAAGTATCGTCAGTGGGTTTTCTTCACGCAGTGGAACGATCTGCGTCGCTATGCCAATCGGCGGGGCGTCCGGATTATTGGCGATATGCCGATCTTCGTTGCCCTCGATAGCGCCGATGTGTGGGCGCATCCCCACCTGTTCCATCTCGATGACGATCTGCGCCCAACCTGTGTGTCGGGAGTGCCGCCCGATTATTTCAGCGAAACCGGGCAACTGTGGGGACATCCGCTCTACCGCTGGGACGTGATGGCTGCCGATGGATACCGCTGGTGGATCGATCGTTTTCGTGCTGCATTTGCGGTTGCTGATGTGGTACGTATCGACCATTTCCGCGGGTTCTACAACTATTGGGAAATCCCGGCAGGTGCGTCAACCGCGATTGATGGGCGGTGGGTCGATGGTCCGCGCGATGCCCTGTTTACAGCGGTTACATCTGCACTGGGAGACGTGGCGATCATCGCAGAAGACCTGGGCGATTTCACGCCCGAATCACGCGCCGGTCTCGATACGCTGATGGCGCAGTTCGGCTTTCCGGGCATGCGCATCCTTCAGTTCGCCTTCAACCGCCGCGAAGGTGATCGTTTCTTCCCGCACAACTATCCGCGTGCGTGCGTCGTTTACACCGGCACCCACGACAACGACACCCTTGTCGGATGGTTCACCAGCAGTTCAACCGATGCCGAACGTCGTGATGCGCTCCGTTATTTGTGCGGCACTGCCGATGATATTTCCTGGGCATTCATTCGCACGGCATGGATGTCGGTCGCAGATACGGCGCTGACAACCGTGCAGGATCTGCTCGGTCTGGGAAGCGAGGCGCGGATGAACCTGCCCGGCACACTGGGGATGCACAACTGGACCTGGCGCACGTCGGCTGGCGCCCTTGATCAACAGATCGCCAGGCGTCTGCGCGATCTGACAGAGATCTATCAGCGATTACCCTGA
- a CDS encoding DUF11 domain-containing protein, with product MLRRLLARLTFRAPGLYNGGTRLQQSALLTTGIAFLMLALALAGVPPARAVYTSPAGGSVTMPAGAQGAATPYPSTIDVSGVNGSIVSVVVRLNGLSHTFPDDLDIVLVGPSGQAVMLMSDVGGATPITNVNLVFDATAASALPDAGPIVSGTYRPTNIGANDPMPAHPNLPAGPYGTALSVYNLTNPNGIWRLYVAEDENGSSGSLTSWQIDIVTIDLQATLASVPSSVNAGDPLDYNITVTNAGTDPVSNVTVTGTIPANTTFNQITPPGGWTCPPPASGASSFSCTAASFVVGAVTFNVRLNVDPATAPGTTLPLSATIASAIQEANTANNSSSATVTVTTSANLEIVSLTAPASINAGENVEAVVTVRNNGPSFADSASLSLPLDTDTTFVALTSPDGWNCTTPAVGETGTVTCTLPTFTLTSVEFRLTTRVKPNTAAGATIDSTATISSATTDPNAANNTRQATTSVTTRADLALTVSDEPDPVSAGAQLTYAITATNNGPSNASVVTLTTSIPTNTTFVGLDAPDGWTCTTPGVGDIGPITCTAPQVGLGNVTFTLRVRVKQGTPVGTTITLNAGIASATTDPNSANNTATGESTVTINADLSVTISADKPIIRPGETLTYTVNANNSGPEFANDVTLTMAAPTGTRFVSLQKPLGWDCTTPAVGASGAITCTTPALDVATDTFILTVTGNNVPDDITLTNTATITSPATDGNPSNNSATVTTELQVKLRVYLPLVTR from the coding sequence GTGCTTCGACGCCTGCTCGCTCGTCTGACGTTCCGCGCACCAGGATTATACAACGGCGGAACGCGGTTACAACAGAGCGCACTGCTCACAACAGGCATTGCGTTCCTTATGCTGGCGCTGGCACTTGCTGGCGTTCCCCCAGCGCGTGCAGTGTACACCAGTCCAGCTGGCGGATCGGTCACGATGCCTGCTGGAGCACAAGGTGCGGCGACACCCTATCCCTCGACTATCGACGTCAGTGGTGTCAACGGTTCGATTGTCAGCGTTGTTGTGCGCTTAAATGGACTGTCACACACATTCCCTGACGATCTCGACATTGTGCTGGTGGGACCGTCCGGTCAGGCGGTTATGCTCATGTCTGATGTTGGTGGTGCAACACCGATTACAAACGTGAATCTGGTGTTCGACGCAACCGCTGCAAGCGCCCTTCCCGATGCAGGACCGATTGTGAGTGGAACCTACCGTCCAACCAACATCGGCGCCAATGATCCAATGCCAGCGCATCCAAATCTGCCCGCCGGACCATACGGAACAGCATTGTCGGTCTACAACCTGACGAATCCCAACGGCATCTGGCGGCTGTATGTAGCCGAAGATGAGAATGGATCGAGCGGATCGCTGACGTCCTGGCAGATTGATATCGTCACGATCGACCTGCAGGCAACGCTGGCTTCAGTGCCGTCATCGGTGAATGCTGGCGATCCATTGGACTACAATATTACGGTAACCAATGCCGGCACCGATCCGGTGTCGAATGTCACTGTCACGGGAACGATCCCCGCAAACACAACCTTCAATCAGATTACGCCACCTGGCGGGTGGACCTGCCCACCACCGGCATCTGGGGCATCAAGCTTCAGTTGTACCGCTGCTTCATTTGTGGTTGGTGCCGTGACGTTCAATGTGCGGTTGAACGTTGACCCGGCCACTGCTCCCGGCACGACCCTGCCGCTCTCAGCCACGATTGCGTCGGCAATCCAGGAGGCGAACACCGCCAATAACAGTTCTTCCGCCACTGTCACCGTCACCACGTCGGCGAATCTGGAAATCGTGTCACTTACCGCACCTGCCAGTATCAATGCGGGCGAGAATGTTGAAGCCGTTGTGACCGTCCGTAACAACGGTCCCAGTTTTGCAGACAGCGCCAGTCTGTCATTGCCGCTCGACACGGACACGACGTTCGTCGCTCTGACGTCGCCTGATGGCTGGAACTGCACAACACCAGCGGTCGGCGAGACAGGAACGGTCACATGCACGCTTCCGACTTTTACGCTCACCAGTGTAGAATTCCGTCTGACCACGCGGGTCAAGCCGAATACCGCCGCCGGTGCGACGATTGATAGCACCGCCACGATCTCATCGGCGACAACCGATCCAAACGCCGCCAATAATACCAGGCAGGCGACAACCAGCGTCACCACCCGCGCCGATCTGGCATTGACAGTATCGGACGAACCCGATCCGGTCAGCGCTGGTGCACAACTGACCTACGCAATCACGGCAACCAACAACGGTCCCAGTAATGCCAGCGTTGTCACGCTCACGACCTCTATTCCGACGAATACCACATTCGTTGGACTTGATGCACCGGATGGCTGGACGTGCACAACGCCAGGCGTTGGAGATATTGGTCCAATCACGTGCACTGCCCCTCAAGTCGGTCTCGGCAATGTGACGTTTACGCTCAGAGTCAGAGTAAAGCAGGGAACGCCAGTCGGTACGACCATCACACTCAACGCAGGCATCGCCAGCGCGACGACCGATCCGAACAGCGCCAACAACACGGCAACCGGCGAAAGCACGGTTACGATCAATGCTGATCTGAGCGTGACCATCAGTGCCGACAAACCGATCATTCGTCCTGGAGAGACGCTGACCTACACGGTGAACGCCAATAACAGCGGACCAGAGTTTGCGAATGATGTTACACTCACCATGGCGGCGCCGACCGGCACGCGGTTCGTTTCGCTGCAGAAACCTCTGGGTTGGGATTGTACAACGCCAGCGGTTGGTGCGTCTGGCGCCATTACCTGTACGACTCCCGCCCTCGACGTAGCGACCGACACATTTATTCTCACAGTGACCGGCAACAATGTTCCCGATGACATCACGCTTACCAATACGGCAACGATCACGTCACCTGCAACTGACGGAAATCCATCGAACAATAGCGCGACGGTAACAACAGAACTCCAGGTCAAACTGCGCGTGTACCTTCCGCTGGTAACCCGGTAA
- a CDS encoding cysteine desulfurase-like protein gives MHPLDLTWIRAQFPALAQEVNGHPAVFFDGPGGTQVPQRVIDAVADYLIHHNANTHGAFATSRRTDETIDAARAAMADFLGCAADEVVFGPNMTTLTFAISRAFGRDIRPGDEIVLTRLDHDANVAPWKALEEQGAVIQMVDIDTEECTLDMADMARAIGPRTKLVAVGYASNAVGTINDVATITRMAHAVGALVYIDAVHYAPHGPIDVRALDCDFLACSPYKFFAPHMGVLYGKREHLARLRPYKVRPASDDVPDRWETGTKNHEGLAGVTAAIEYLAELGQRIKPATTRRAALVQAMEAIKAYERGLSEQLIAGLLAIPGLTFYGISDPARFDMRTPTVAVRLAGRTPRELAEALGRRGIFCWDGNYYAINLTERLGVEADGGMLRIGLVHYNTVEEIELLLEALNELRIGN, from the coding sequence ATGCACCCCCTCGATCTGACCTGGATTCGCGCACAGTTTCCTGCGCTGGCGCAAGAAGTGAATGGACATCCCGCCGTGTTTTTTGATGGTCCAGGCGGAACGCAGGTTCCGCAGCGGGTGATCGATGCTGTCGCCGATTATCTGATCCACCACAATGCCAATACTCATGGCGCATTTGCAACCAGTCGCCGCACTGATGAAACGATTGACGCGGCGCGCGCCGCTATGGCTGATTTTCTGGGGTGTGCTGCGGACGAGGTGGTTTTCGGACCAAACATGACCACGCTGACCTTTGCGATCAGCCGCGCATTTGGGCGTGACATTCGCCCCGGTGATGAGATTGTCCTGACGCGCCTGGATCATGATGCCAACGTCGCACCCTGGAAAGCGCTCGAAGAACAGGGCGCCGTCATTCAGATGGTCGATATCGACACCGAAGAATGCACCCTCGATATGGCGGATATGGCGCGCGCCATCGGTCCACGCACGAAACTCGTCGCGGTCGGGTATGCGTCGAACGCCGTGGGAACGATCAACGACGTGGCGACCATCACACGGATGGCGCACGCGGTCGGTGCACTGGTGTATATCGATGCAGTGCACTACGCCCCGCACGGACCAATCGATGTGCGGGCGCTCGATTGCGATTTTCTCGCGTGCTCGCCGTACAAATTCTTTGCACCGCATATGGGAGTTTTATACGGCAAACGTGAGCACCTGGCGCGCCTGCGTCCGTATAAGGTTCGACCCGCCTCTGACGATGTTCCTGATCGCTGGGAAACTGGAACCAAAAACCACGAAGGGTTAGCCGGGGTAACGGCGGCAATCGAGTACCTGGCAGAACTTGGGCAGCGCATCAAGCCAGCGACGACCCGACGCGCGGCGCTGGTGCAGGCGATGGAAGCGATCAAAGCGTATGAACGCGGATTATCGGAGCAACTGATCGCCGGTCTCCTTGCAATTCCGGGATTGACCTTCTACGGTATCAGCGACCCGGCGCGTTTCGACATGCGCACGCCGACCGTGGCAGTGCGTCTTGCCGGACGCACACCGCGCGAACTTGCCGAAGCGCTGGGACGGCGCGGCATCTTCTGCTGGGACGGCAACTACTACGCGATCAATCTGACCGAGCGCCTGGGCGTTGAAGCTGATGGCGGCATGCTGCGTATTGGTCTGGTGCACTACAACACCGTGGAAGAGATCGAACTATTGCTGGAAGCGCTGAACGAACTGAGGATCGGGAACTGA
- a CDS encoding sigma-70 family RNA polymerase sigma factor, translated as MSRTMHEQHPWDELDERQEIAGEGEMAPIADIEELAAENLEETLESDSTLDSIQHYLQEIGRVPLLTAAEEVELAERMERGAAAARRLASAEDLSPQLRQALLDDVAAGQEARRHLIQANLRLVVSIAKKYVGRGLSLLDLIQEGNIGLMRAVEKFDHRKGNRFSTYATWWIRQAVTRAIAEQGRTIRLPVHMSESVGQVKRAADRLAQVLERQPTPEEIATALGQPTERIERVLEASRRPVSLEMPVGEDGEHTLGDFLQDSDLPTPVEAASHQLLRRDLAAALDRLNERERRIIDLRYGLVDGQRRTLEEVGRVLGMTRERARQIEAEALRRLRAPDVGLHLRDYLE; from the coding sequence ATGAGCCGAACAATGCATGAGCAGCATCCGTGGGATGAACTTGACGAGCGCCAGGAGATCGCCGGTGAGGGCGAGATGGCGCCGATTGCAGATATTGAGGAACTTGCAGCCGAGAATCTGGAGGAGACGCTGGAGTCGGATTCGACCCTGGATTCGATCCAGCACTACCTGCAGGAGATCGGGCGGGTTCCGTTGTTGACAGCTGCCGAGGAGGTCGAACTTGCCGAGCGCATGGAGCGCGGCGCTGCCGCCGCGCGGCGGCTGGCGTCGGCAGAGGATCTCAGCCCGCAGCTGCGTCAGGCGCTGCTCGATGATGTCGCTGCCGGGCAGGAAGCGCGCCGACATTTGATCCAGGCGAACCTGCGTCTGGTGGTGAGCATTGCCAAAAAGTATGTCGGGCGCGGTCTCTCGCTGCTCGACCTGATCCAGGAAGGCAACATCGGTCTGATGCGCGCCGTTGAGAAGTTCGACCACCGCAAAGGCAACCGCTTCTCAACGTATGCGACCTGGTGGATCCGTCAGGCGGTGACACGCGCTATCGCCGAGCAGGGGCGCACCATTCGCCTGCCGGTGCATATGAGCGAGTCGGTCGGTCAGGTGAAGCGCGCCGCCGACCGCCTGGCGCAGGTGCTGGAGCGGCAGCCGACGCCGGAAGAGATTGCGACGGCGCTCGGTCAGCCGACTGAGCGTATCGAGCGGGTGCTCGAGGCGTCGCGTCGTCCGGTGTCGCTGGAAATGCCGGTCGGCGAGGATGGGGAGCATACGCTCGGTGATTTCTTGCAGGATAGCGATCTGCCGACGCCGGTCGAAGCAGCGTCGCACCAGTTGCTCCGGCGTGATCTTGCCGCAGCGCTCGACCGCCTGAATGAGCGCGAGCGACGGATCATTGATCTGCGCTACGGTCTGGTGGACGGGCAGCGCCGCACGCTCGAAGAGGTCGGGCGGGTGCTGGGGATGACCCGCGAGCGCGCGCGCCAGATCGAGGCGGAGGCGTTGCGTCGCCTGCGCGCTCCTGACGTCGGTCTCCATCTGCGCGATTACCTGGAGTAG
- a CDS encoding CTP synthase — protein MAKYIFVTGGVASSVGKGITVASIGRLLKARGVRVSVQKLDPYINVDPGTMSPYQHGEVFVTEDGAETDLDLGHYERFIDVNLTRLSNVTTGQIYSAVIQKERRGDYLGGTIQVIPHITNEIKSRIAAVARQTGADVVIVEIGGTVGDIEGLPFLEAIRQMRKDVGRDNVLYIHVTLLPHIGATGEVKTKPTQHSVMELRRVGITADVIVCRSDYPITDEIRDKIALFADVDVEAVVPLHTVDSIYEVPLVLEEAGLGAYLTQRLGLSASRPDLDDWRDLVARIKAPKRKLAIALVGKYVELHDAYISVVEALRHAGLHQGVDVDIRWISSEQIEEEGCEPLLHDVYGIVVPGGFGDRGIEGKIAAAEYARVNNVPYLGLCLGMQVATISFARHIMGPESRANSTEFDLHTPHPVIDFMPDQLDITDKGGTMRLGGYPCKLTPGTRAYAAYGVDVVVERHRHRFEFNNKYRRLFESAGMIVSGQSPDGRLVEIIELRNHPWYVGTQFHPEFQSRPDRPHPLFRDFVAAAAKTFREGDQRPLPLEQNGAVTEHEPHSR, from the coding sequence ATGGCAAAGTACATTTTTGTGACCGGCGGAGTTGCGTCTTCAGTCGGCAAAGGCATTACAGTTGCGTCGATTGGACGCCTGCTCAAGGCGCGAGGGGTGCGTGTCTCGGTCCAGAAACTCGATCCCTATATCAACGTCGATCCCGGTACCATGTCGCCCTACCAGCACGGCGAGGTCTTCGTCACCGAAGATGGCGCCGAGACCGATCTGGACCTGGGGCACTATGAGCGGTTCATCGACGTGAATCTGACCCGCCTCAGCAATGTCACGACTGGACAGATCTACTCGGCGGTCATTCAAAAAGAGCGCCGTGGCGATTACCTTGGCGGCACGATTCAGGTCATTCCACATATCACCAATGAGATCAAGTCACGGATCGCCGCCGTTGCCCGTCAAACCGGGGCGGATGTGGTGATCGTCGAGATCGGCGGAACTGTCGGCGATATCGAAGGGCTGCCGTTTCTGGAGGCCATTCGGCAGATGCGCAAGGATGTCGGGCGCGACAACGTGTTGTATATCCATGTGACCCTGCTGCCGCATATTGGCGCTACCGGCGAAGTGAAGACCAAACCCACCCAGCACTCTGTGATGGAACTGCGGCGCGTCGGTATTACGGCGGACGTCATCGTGTGCCGTTCCGATTATCCGATCACCGACGAGATCCGCGACAAGATCGCTCTCTTCGCCGATGTTGATGTTGAGGCAGTCGTGCCGCTGCACACGGTCGATTCGATCTACGAAGTGCCGCTGGTGCTGGAAGAAGCCGGTCTTGGCGCCTATCTGACGCAGCGCCTGGGATTGAGCGCGTCCCGACCCGATCTCGACGACTGGCGCGATCTCGTGGCGCGCATCAAGGCGCCCAAGCGCAAACTTGCGATCGCGTTGGTCGGGAAATATGTCGAGCTCCATGATGCCTACATCAGCGTCGTCGAGGCGCTACGACATGCCGGGTTACATCAGGGGGTCGATGTCGATATCCGCTGGATTTCATCCGAACAGATCGAAGAGGAGGGGTGCGAGCCGCTGCTTCACGATGTTTATGGCATTGTTGTGCCCGGCGGCTTTGGCGACCGCGGCATCGAAGGCAAGATTGCCGCTGCGGAATATGCACGCGTCAATAATGTGCCATACCTGGGGCTGTGTCTGGGGATGCAGGTGGCCACGATCTCGTTCGCACGGCATATTATGGGACCAGAAAGCCGCGCCAACAGCACCGAGTTCGATCTCCATACACCGCATCCGGTGATCGACTTTATGCCCGATCAACTCGACATTACCGACAAGGGCGGCACAATGCGCCTTGGCGGGTATCCGTGTAAACTGACTCCGGGGACGCGCGCCTATGCCGCCTACGGCGTCGATGTCGTCGTCGAGCGTCACCGCCATCGCTTCGAGTTCAACAACAAATACCGTCGTCTCTTCGAGTCAGCCGGAATGATCGTCAGTGGACAGTCACCCGACGGTCGGTTGGTCGAAATCATCGAACTGCGCAACCATCCATGGTATGTCGGTACACAGTTCCATCCAGAGTTTCAGTCGCGTCCTGATCGCCCGCATCCGCTATTCCGCGACTTCGTCGCAGCTGCGGCGAAGACCTTCCGCGAGGGGGATCAGCGACCGCTTCCGCTGGAGCAGAACGGCGCTGTGACGGAGCATGAGCCGCATAGCCGATAG